A region of the Ctenopharyngodon idella isolate HZGC_01 chromosome 2, HZGC01, whole genome shotgun sequence genome:
CCTAGCGGGCCACCTTGAAGGGTAGTTCCCAGCAGTATGGGTTCTCTGGTAGAAGCACGTACGTTTGCTTTCAGATAgtaggccttagcaggcctctctATGGCGAGCCCCCAACAACGTGGGTAACTGGCAGTCAACCTTTTTCAGCCAGTGTGTTTGAGGTGGGTGACCTTAGGGTCCCCTGGAACCGAAATTCCCATGATGCGGGTATCTTCTCTGTCAGTTAAGACTTGATACCAGGTAGCTGGCCGCTGTAGGCCACCCTGATGCGAATCCATTGTGGTTGGGTATCGGTCAGCAAGGTCTTATTGTTAGTGGGTGTCACGAGCTGATGGCCATGTTCATCTAGAGTAGTAGGCCCAAGTGGGCCTCCTCAGGATATGTTGCCGCATGTTTGTAAAAAGGGTGCTTTACTGAAGTACTCTGCTTGCTGGCAGTGTGATGGCTGGCCTTTTAATAAAACTGGACTTCCTGAGACTTGGCTAATATTGTTCATCTTCGTTTTCCTAGCCTATAGCCTGGTCGAGCTTGGGACTCCTCTCATTCTGAGAGTAGATTTGagtacttagctccctaagctggtcatAGGTCGAAGGCTTCCCTTGAGGCCTCCCGATTAGATCAGCCCCTAGGTTGTGAGCATTCCCCTCATGGGGGTCCTCATTTTTCAGAGTGCACGGCCTCCTTAGCGCCTTGAAACATAGGTGCTTTGTAGATCCTAGGATCGAGCAGATATACTCCCCTCAATTGCAAGGGTCGATAGTGCTttgctgagtcctgctctccaggatgcccatctctaagatccggtctgagttggttacAACCCTTTCGCAGACCCTCTTTCTGGATGTCTCTTCATGTGACTTCTGCATCGGAGACTCTGTTTCTGTAGAAACAGACAGGTGGTAGGCAGATTAATTTACTAGTACAGCTAGTAACTGGGTCAGCCTCCCTGGCGGTATTCAGGGTGACCGTGTCCCCTGTGAAGTGACTGGCTGTGGGTCCGTCGGGCCCCTAGCCACGCTCCCTTAAAGGAACCCCTTCTGTATGAAGTAAAATGTTGTGGAGAAGAGGGCACGCACCGAGTGCTTTGTGCCCTTTCTAAAATCCGTATACATGGTAAAAGGAGTGCTTTTGACCTTTCTAATTCCATGTGTATGGTAAGAGCATGCGCAGAGTGCTTTGTGCGCTTTTTAAAATCCATGTGTGTGGTGAGAGCATGTGCTGAATGCTTTGTGCCCTTTCTAATCTGTTGGTTCCAGGCCTTTGTGCGGCCTTGGCAGGCCTTAAATCTTGTAAATCTTGGACTGCTGGGAgcgctgtcactgacagcccagATGTGACCCGTAGGGTAAGTGGGTCTGGCGTTTCATTTGAATTTGCCGGATTCTGACAGTTGTCACTGCCATTGcgttggcatgcactcccctcagcatggcagCGTAGGTATATCGTTCCCCTAGCGTGTTTTACGCAgcgttgagttccctttcgaaagggaacgtctcaggttacgtatgtaaccatggttccctgagaacagggaacgagacgctgcatcTCTTTGCCACGCATCGGGGCCCGCCTGCttacagtcccttcagacgataagtggATGACATGTTATCTGGGCACCCCTTATATACTGTCGCCAGTCAATATGATATTGCCAAGattggatatttgtttttagacaccggttcacgtggAGGCGTTCCCCTAGCGTGTTTTAAGCAGCATcacgttccctgttctcagggaacatTGGTTACATggttacatttttagtttatattCACTTTTACTGAAACTACAGAAAACCACACAATTGTAAATCATAAAACTGAAGAAATTATTGCTTCTGTAACACATTTTTCAATCAATGTGCAATTATAGGcagaaactaaaaaaataatttcaagcTTATGGACAGCTAGTGCGACTCTAACAGTGTTATTTCAAGTTTAAGTTCTTAAGATActttcaaatttaaatttttaacatCATTATCACAATTTTTACAGCTAAAGAAGGGAATTGGACGGATAGGAGTATGACTACAAGGTACACACCAATTGTCTATGTTGAATTTTTCACTTTCTTTTAATCTGTAGGCCAATAGAGTTTAAGTTTACGGCCCACCTTTATGTGGAACAGGCAGCTTTCGCGACCAATTTAGAGACCTATCGGCACGCCCCTTACTCCAAGCTGCAGCTATCCCGGAAGGCTGGGATAGAAAAGTATCCATCGATGAGCTCTTCAAATCTGGCTGGAAGCAGTAGGCCATCCGTAGATTTCTCgtctactgttttatgaatactgatGATTTggaccagtgttgccaagtccgcggatTTCCCACGGAATTgagctactttaacactgttgccgcgggttgtcaTGCACAAAATGTCTGATATGAAATACAGAATACAGACGTTTATTGCATAAAGAAATTGACAAAAGACAATTTTATTTTGGTGAatggtctaaaaaaaaaaaaaaaaatcaacagagcattttaaaatgagaaaatatagGCTGCATGTCTGTGCAATTAATTTTAGCCATCAAGGCAGCAgagaataatttttaaattttaaatttaaaaatgtaaaagaacatTTTCAGTGTTCCATTACGAGAAACCCAAAGTGCCAGTCAGTTGTGGTTGGTTTTTCACATCACAAGCACCTACTAAGAACTTCATCTGTCTGTGTTTGCTCTACTTTCAGATTACACGTGCAACCTCAGTGTCACCCTTATATAAGAGGGAGCCACAAACTGAAACAACTGATAATGTGTCATTTGTCAAATAACAAGACATGAAAAGAGATAGTATATTGTTAGCTACTTTGACAGCATTTGCCatgtgaaagttttttttttttttttgcaagagatgcaatattaaaaaagcaattttagGCCATATTCTGGTCTATGATTCTTTTCTCTTCAGCCTTCATTGGAGGATAATTTAGCAAGTAGTCATCAGACATTTGTCTTTCTTCTGTCTTCTTTCTGAAGTAGGCCTACTGTATCCAAACAGGAAACAAAATGTGTTACATGCACACAAAGATAAAGATATACACCGTGgtcaatttgtttttttatttattttttttgtaaaaaaaaaaaaaaaaaaaaaaagaaagaaagaaaaaataggcTACCAGAATACATCTCTTGTAATGGTCATCAGTAATACTTCAGTAGTAATGGTCTTTGTGTCTTTTCATAATACAAACAGTCCTGAAAATGAATAgagttataattattaataataataatttgtaaacAAGTCTTATAGTAAGATGCTGAATTTTTAAGTATTGTCAACAATATTTACAATGAGAATGCAGGCCCCCAGTAGAGTAGCTTTCATTTTAACTTCCAGGTCGCTCGGAAACCTCACCACAAAATCCACACCTGCGTTTGGGCCACTGCTTGAGAAGGGTTTGAAGATCTTGCTGTCTGTCACTGCCTCATTCAGAGACAGCAGCTGTGTGTAAAAGGTATAGAAATTACACTGTTAAATATACATTGattaggcataacattatgaccaccttcctaatattgtgttggtcccccttttgctgccaaaacagccctgacccgtcgaggcatggactcctctagacccctgaaggtgtgctgtggtatctgcaccaagatgttagcagcagatcctttaagatCTGGACTTGtttggatcggacttgtttgttcaggacatcccacagatgctcgattggattgagatctggggaatttggaggccaagtcaagacctcaaactcgttgttgtgctcctcaaaccattcttgAACCATTTTTgatttgtggcaggagcattatcctgctgaaagaaaccacagccaccagggaataccgtttccatgaaagggtgtacatggtctgaaCAATGctactttggcagtttgatatgcgctctgaaccactgattcgaaacaaaagatttgtgaagcttcatgaagcagtgttttgaaatcacccatcactagatattgttgaataaagtcattattttgtttttttggtaacactttattttagggtcttttaactagttgcttattagcatgcatattactagaatattggctattcattagtacttattaagcacatattaatgccttattctgcatgaccttattctacattcttaatcctacccaataacTAAACTTAACAagtaccttactaactattaataagcagtaaattaggagtttattgagggaaaagtcgtagttaatagtttatatgtgttccctatactaaagtgttaccgtttttttttttagcacacaaaaagtattctcgtcgctttataacattaaggttgaaccactgtagtcacatgaactgttttaaatatgtctttagtagctttctgggcatctgaaagtgttaattatcttgctgtcaatgcaggcctcactgagccatcaaattttatcaaaaatatcttaatttgtgttctgaagatgaacgaaggtcttacaggtgtgaaacaacatgaaagtgagtaattaatgacagaattttaatttttgggtgaactaacactttaagataaaataatataatataaaaattcagTTGTCATATTtcaaatgggggggggggggggttgtgCTCTTAAAAAGTCAATAGAAAGTTGAATCTTGTATCTGGGTGTATGTGCGTCACCTCAAAGTTTTCATCGGTGCAGCAGGTACAAGGTACACACGGTCCCGCGATCTTAAATGCCGGTTCACCTCGTTCATTCTCAACGGTGAATTTAGGCAGGCAAATATGAAAGTTTTGTCGAACATATCCAATGGTAATGCCCGGTGGAGACTGAACCTCCAgctaaaaaatacatacaccaTATAATATGCAGAACAACATAATTAAGAGCTAAACAAGATAAAGATAACAATCATACCTTATGGCCCCAGCAGTTGCAAACAAACGGTTGCACCAGTCTGATGATCTCTTGATTTGAATCATTAAAAACACTCATTATGAAGGAACGTGCTGCAGCACAGCAAGTCCTGTTACAACAATCGTTGTCCtcaataatagtaaaaatgttctCCCCAAAGTCATTCTTCACAATATATCGGTTGTTAGACTTTATTCCACAGCAAtctttaagaaatgaaaaggtAGGAGATAAGAGTGTTGCTAATTTGATTTTTATGTATTTCGTTCATGAAATGCTGATGAACAAACCTTCTGCACAACCTTCAACCAGATTTTGATCTTTATGGACAAACAATTGATCAATCTAAAATAAACATGAGAATGACATGCAGTGGaaatcactgtaaaataaatgcatttgtcagAGTAACACCATTGATAAATGATAAAGattaatagtaattaataaGCATCTCCAAACTTATCTGACCCAGGTTAAGGTCTCCAGATGAGAGGGACAGTGGTACGGGTCTGGGGAAGGTATCATTGCGGTGTCCTCTAGTGCTGTATAAACATAACCATGTAtctgtcacaagtgaggctcccgcacttcctcccccgcaccaccggaATATTGAATAACcatcattcagactacatttcccataggccctcattcctgggactgattgcactcacacctgcaccacatcacactcacactatttaagcagcacgcacacacacacacacacacacacactgcaaagtcttgatttgccctggtgatcatttctaagcgttttctgtggattgttatactgttgccgtttggactgtttacctcttgtgattctctgctgcctgccctgatccttgcctgtttactggactgtgtttgtttgccgcctgccctgatctctgcctgcttcctgataccgtctGTCttccgcctgcctcgaccattgcctgtccccgtttacgtctctgcctctgcccttacctgtgtgtgtactgttcttaataaaagccgcaaatggatccccattctgttgacccatcattacagtatCAAACAGCTTTGTTAAGCAGAtgactatttaaaatgtatttaaagttaatatattttatatgtactaaattgcaacttacaatgtgtaattacaaatatacttATCAAATAATAGAAGTTTAATTGAaatgacattatattttagtttaccatgtCAGTACATTTCACAGTAcactttaagtatatttaaaagacaatagaagtaattatgaaattacacatTAAGGTGTATTTAAATCCTATTTACCAGTAAGAGGTTAAAAAAAGCACTTAAGTTCAACTACTACATTTAATATAGATTCAAactataatactttttcatttaaatgtaaataacattcaattaaatgtctgaaaacattacatttttgcacttattcttttaaagtattttatttctttaataagtactttttttaaatgtatgctacAGTATACTTTTTTTGTATCTTGCCTCAACCATAGTCTGAATCCAcagtcaaacaaacaaaatgggCATAGATACAAACTCACTTGAACAAACTCACCTGACAATTCCATATTTGATTGTATCTGGGCAGagagaataaataaatcaataaatatgaTATCAGTATTATTCAGTGTTAAattttcttctctttcattatttatttattgtaaataaatgaatggtAAAAACATCATAAGACTTTATAAAACTGCACattcatatataaaatacaaaattaaaatatgatttaaaaaattgaaattattttaaatgatcctATATTTTGAGATATGCCATACATACCAGTGTGATCTGAATCGTCTGTTCGGCAGTGGCACTGATGAGTACATGAAATGCTTCTCTCGTGacaaaaagtaactttttttttaatattttgccaGCATGATGTTTGTGGTTGAAGAGTGGTTTGACCCATTTAGTTAGTTTTGGTTTTAACAGCTTGAAAATGTTCTGTTAATTCTAATAAAATtatgtaagtaaataaatatgccATAAATAATTGCAGGCATTTTTCCCTGTTGAATATCTGCTTTATCAAATTTCTAGACATTTTTTGCAGTTTGGACCTCACCCAGGCTATAAGTGTAACAGTTATgctcatttcattttgttttggttcTGTGTTGTTCCTGTTCCCTGCCATTTGTATGTTGACCTAGTTTCCTAGTTTGTGCCATGTTAGCCACTAATTTAGTTCACCATTTAGTTTCCATTCGTTTACCCCTCTGTATTTAAACCCTGAGTTCCCTTTTGGTCAGTCACGTTCAACATTACGTCAGAACTGAACTGATGAATCGGGATCTTACCTGAGAGCCCAATCACCTTCAAGTGTaaactaaacgagccaatggaCATTGGCGTATATGAGATTTGCATTGCGCACTCCAAGAGAGTGTGTGCTGTCACAAATTATGCTTTTATTTCAGAGCTGAGCGTTTCTTCTGATTCTGCGCTGCAATCATCGTTCGAGTGTTCTGCGAACCTGGGAGAAGCTCTCTAGAGAGTGTTGGTGTGACGGCGCGTCTACGGTGTTTGCTACTACTGAAAGAGCTTCCAGCATGCTGCAGGCTTTCTATAGCGACCAttctgtgtgcttcagcactaAAAGAGCTTGTTTTCCTAAAAGAGTATTTCTCTAAAAGAGCAAACACGGGTGTGTCTTTGTAAAGACGTCATTCCACCCGAATGTTTCTGGAAGCGGTTGTTTCCTATCCTCATTTGACGGCCACGATCACGGTCTCACATGCCTGGGCATAAGCATGATGAGACTGCGTTCGTAGGTGACTCATGTTATCGCATGAGAGCATGACTACGTGAATGGCCGGGACACACCGTCTTGGCTCCTCAGTGAAAACTTCATGTGCAACTTCACACGCTCTTCTTTTATActgttacaatacagaagggACCGAGGCAGGTATAACAGGTAGagatgtttattgataccagcaCGAGACCAACAGTAGTGCAGGTGAATAATAAGTGATGTAAAGGAAGAAGTAGCGAGTGCAGAGAAGTGATATTGTCTTTGTTGATTGTAGACACGGGTTGATTCGGAAGACGCTGGAGAAACTTGACACTGGAGACcaggaacactcacacacagaagggaatcacacgaggagaacaggagacgctggagacaggtaagtagttcggtaggagtccttgaggtaagcattcAGGTAAGGCGtaatgcaaacgagaccggacaatgtggctgtgtgtgtgagtgctctTTATGCTGGTAGTGATTGCGGTGataatgaggtgcaggtgcagggTGATCAGTATTCTGGAGAGTCAGTGCATTGTGATTGGTGagcggtggagcctggcgtgtctgtgacatatACCTGCTTTGCGGGGTGGAGTGCACAATGCAAATCTCACATACCAATGtcatttgagtgtgtgtgtttctcatcAACCTCAATATTTGTCATTTGTCACTTCACAAATTACCTTAATGCTTCATAACACTTCAactctgagtttttttttaaaggaaaaaaactaattaaaaaactttttgattacttttagattacttttgaccaaaCTCGGTCATTTATCACTAAGATCTTAGATTTGAATGGGATTATTGTGTACCATATGTAACTGAagtaggctagtaagagctgtgcatgtaaacctcattcccctgatctcaagaggcgctctagcgactgacggtATAAACCacagtctttagcctccttgttagagcgcccgcctcccatgctggaGACCCGGGTCCAAGGTCCCACTTAgggcggggcgagtaggacctgaggGGTTAAAATGTTGCCGTGACccagtctttagcctccttgttagagcgcccgccTCCCACGTCGGAGACCCGGGTTCGAGGCCCTACAGAATGGGGCAAGTAGGACCTGAGGGGACACACATACTGATGGTACACAATGGtctttgttatcaacaacatgaaataCATTAAGCATTACATTATGCCAGGATTTGGGTTAATGAAAGAACTGCAGGGGGATTGTGAGTTGAAGAAAAGCACatgattaattaaatcataaaaaaataataaattattaatattaatatcaataCAACAACTAATGCAGTTAAGGGGTTGGAATAACTTCCTGTCACATGTTATCCTGGATATGGAGCAGGAAGGAGCGCACCAATCTACAGAACATACAGGAACAAAAATGACTCTCCTCAGCAGCAAAAACACCTGCTGCCCTAAACTATTATTCACCACATATTGATTTTTGGTCTTTCATACCATGAGAactgtgagagaaagagagcatttgtgtttatgtggGTTTAGAAAAGTGTTTCTAGTGCATTCAGTGGCTAAACATTACTTTCCATTAGTTCCACTTTCTGATGAACTAGAAGCTCGTCAATCTGTGCTGAGCAGCATTGTAGAACTGACATGAAAATAGGCAAAGTATGTATTTTCAACTctagatatacagtatatacagtaaaCACTGCTTCGAAACCTTTACAAATCAGTGGTTCCGAgcacatatcaaactgccaaagtcacgtgatttcagtaaacaaggctttgttatgtcataactGTTCACCTCTGAGGGCaatctctgtgaacccatgaatcatgaGATCGCCTCCAGTGGTGGACTATTGATAATAAGTGTCTATGGTTTTTATTTGATCTCCAGTGCTTGacgtgaaaaaaataaagtgccGATACTCCCCctcagttgatttttttttttttttaaatcatgtcaaAAAACGCCTGGCCCAAAGTTACCTTCCGGTCTGTGTTTGTTGAACGGGTCTGGTAGCAACTTTGGCCAAGTAACGGTTCTTTTTTCTTACTGGTAACCCAAAATAATACTGGCTAGCTAATGTAATttacttgttatttattttgcttgttaTCAGAAATAATCTACTCTAGA
Encoded here:
- the LOC127502134 gene encoding phospholipid scramblase 1-like, encoding MGKSKIGLKKDLMKRVTDLLHNDCSPELLSAVRDLHKLRQVSKDARRSSKPSSDQIISMPECVSPDKPQSPMSICTEPQMIKLPFYQTLDTILPPTPLDCCGIKSNNRYIVKNDFGENIFTIIEDNDCCNRTCCAAARSFIMSVFNDSNQEIIRLVQPFVCNCWGHKLEVQSPPGITIGYVRQNFHICLPKFTVENERGEPAFKIAGPCVPCTCCTDENFELLSLNEAVTDSKIFKPFSSSGPNAGVDFVVRFPSDLEVKMKATLLGACILIDCLYYEKTQRPLLLKYY